Sequence from the Sphingobacteriaceae bacterium GW460-11-11-14-LB5 genome:
CCACCGTTCAGAGCTTCGCCAATAACGATAACTTTGGCGATTACGGCGCAACCATTATCCTGGCTTATGAAATAGATGGATTTAAGTTTAATGCGTTATACGGGCATTTAAGCCTGGCTTCGTTAAATGGGCTTAAAGAAGGTGAATTTGTTCCTGCCGGGGCTAAAATTGCAACGTTAGGCCCAAAAGAAGAGAATGGTTACTGGCCGCCACACCTTCATTTCCAATTGATCAAAAATATGGAAGGATTAAAAGGGGATTACCCGGGTGTTTGTAAATTTAGCGAAAGGGAAAAATACCTGGCAAACTGCCCCGACCCGAACTTAATTTTGGAGGCTACGTTTTTTTAACCGCAAGGAATACGAACTCACTTATAAGAGTTCAATTAATAATATTTTCTTTGAGAAACATCCTTAAAATATTTAATCCTTGTGTCGCCCCCTTCGATTCATCTGAGGGGCTTGCAGCAGGAAAGATGCTGAAATAAATTCAGCATGACGACCGCATTAGTTCCGTGGCAAAAAAACTCCTTCTTCCTCTGCGAAAAACTTTGTGTTCTTTGCGGTTAAACCTGAATAAACCGTAAATTAGTATGATGAAAAATCTGTTCACCTTTTGTTTGCTTTTCTGCTGTTCACTGGCCATGGGCCAGGTTCAGTTTAAATCGGGTAAAAGTGGTTTTACAAACTTTTTAAGAGAGAATACGATTTATCCCCAGTTTTCGAAAGATAATTGTATCCAGGGAACAGTAAGTGTGAGTTTTAAGCTCGATGTCCAGGGTAAGGTTTACTTTTCGAGAATTAGTAAAGGAATTTTGTCTGAGCTGGATGAAGAAGCCCTGCGGTTGGTGCGTTTAAGCAGCGGTAAATGGCAGGTTCCGGCTGGTTACGATACCACAGTTTCGATTGTAGCTCCGGTTAATTTTAAACTTTCGGGCTACAATTGCGAAGGAAAATCGAGTGAAGATATTCAAGAAGCCATCCGTACCTATCTGGCTGAAGAAGGTTTGACCAATTCTGTCATTAATTTTTATAAAAATATCGATCAGGCAAAACCCGGGCAAGAGGCTCAAATTATTGCCATTAAAAACCAGCTGGGCATTGATGATGAATATCTGGACGACCGGGTAAAAATGGGCCTGAAAAAAATAAAACAGGGCGATAAACAAGGAGCCTGCGAGGATTTCTTATTTGTTAAATATATGGGGAGTAAAATGGCTGATGATTATTTAGCAAAGTATTGTAAGTAAATGAAAAACACCAGCAGATTTTTTGCCTTATTGGATATCCTCAGCATTGTATTACTTGCTAAACAGTTTTGGCAGATTTTAACACACCTGAACGAAATCCCCGATCAGATACTTTCGCAGGCCAAGGTTGTTTTATTGCTGCCCTTATTTGTGTCTCTCTTCGTATCGGCAACAGGTTTAATCTTATTTAAAAAATTCGGTTTTATCACCTATTACATTCAGTTTCCATTCCGTTTGGTGGTATGGGTATTTTCTATCGGTTTTATTACTTATTTACCGGAAATATTAAACCTCGGCGAACGGTGGTTTGATATTTTGTTCCGTATCTGTTTTATTGCCGAATTCTTCAGGTTGTATTTTACCATTAGAATTCACCGCTCATCACCCGGTGGCTATCGGGTCTGATACCTCAGGTAAAACCACGGTTATGGCAGCAGGAAGAATTTTTGCTTCAACCGTATTCACCCTGCCAATGTATTCTCCATCAACCTGGAAGTGTGCTTTGTGTTTCGAAGAAATTTTGACTTCAGCAGTTTGAAAAACCTCTATTTTTTTAGGATTGAAAGGCAGTTTGGTGATCCATATTTTTAATATCTCGAGGTAAGAGTAATCTTTTACCAAAACCACTTCAAAGAGATTATCGTCTAACTTTCCATCAGGGTTTATTTTTAAGCCAGAACCATACATGGTTGCATTGGCTATGGCCACCATGGCTGCTTTAGAAGTAACGGTTTCATCTTTAAGCTTCAATTGTACTTCCATTCTGCTATGGTTCCAAAGGGCATGCCAGGTGGCTTTTGCATAGCCCCACATCCCGCGTTGAGGCAGGCTATCAAATTTCTTTACCAGGTAAGCATTAAAACCTAAATCGGATAAATGGATACAGATTTCATCGTTAAGTTTAACCACATGGATTTTTTGTAAACGGCCTTTATCCAAAATGGCTAAAGCCAGTTCAATATCAGTTGGTATGCCTAATTCTTTCGCCATCCCATTGGCCGAGCCGGCAGGGATAATGCCAATAGGGGTTTCGGTGTGCAGTAAACATTCGGCCACCAGTTTTAAGGTCCCGTCGCCACCAACGGCCACTACACGATCTGCTTTTGCACTTTTAATCCGCGCCTTTATCTTTTCTAAAGAGCAGTCTTCTGGTAATTCAAAAAGATCGATCTCCGTATTTTTTGCATCGAAATGGGTAGAAATTACTTCCTTCAAGTTAATGTCATGACTGCCTGAGCCTGGGTTGATGATGAATAATAATTTCATTTGGCTATCTTAAGTGTACATCACAAACAACTTTTAATAAACTCTGTTTTAATATTGATGAATAAATCTGTAAGCGTTAAAGTATACCATGGCTATGGCCACGCACATAATTTGGTTGTTTATGGTCATGTTTTTAAACGCAAGGCAAAAACACAGCAGGTTTATAGCAACAATCTCTTTGTTAATATTGCACATCTTTTAAAGCTTTTCATCTTAAAACCCTATGCTTTTGTAGAGGTACGTTTGCAATTTTTCGACCAGACGATTTACAATAAAACCGAAGGAGATGGCTTTTTTAAATTCGAATGGAAGGCCGAAAACGATGTGCCTGCGGGCTGGCATTTTGTTAACGTGCAAGCCATTGGTAAAGACGGGACGGTTTTAAGTGAAGGAGAAGGCAGGGTATATGTACCACACATTACGCAGTATGCCTTTATTTCTGATGTGGATGATACCGTAATGATTTCTCATTCGGCAACTATTGGGCGGCGGTTAAGGGAGCTGTTTATCAAAAATCCGCATACACGTAAAACTTTTCCAGAGGCAGCCAGTCACTATCAGCAATTGGCCCTGTCGCACACCGAAGTAAATCAGCCCAATCCCTTTTTTTATGTAAGCAGCAGCGAATGGAACCTTTACGATTATCTGGTCGAGACTTTCAGATTCAATAAACTGCCGGAAGGTGCTTTCCTTTTAAATACATTAAAACGATGGAAGGATTTAGTTAGAACAGGTAAAACAGGGCATGAAGGTAAATTATTGAGGGTAATGCGGATTTTAGACGTTTTCCCCAATCAGAAGTTTGTTTTCTTTGGAGATAACTCCCAGCAGGACCCCGAAATTTATTCAACTATAGTGGAGAAGTATCCAAAAAATATCGAAGCGGTATACATCCGTAATATTCGGCCAGAGAAAGAAGCAAAAACAAGACAATTGCTTAAAATGGTCGAAGAGAGAGGGGTGAAGGCATGTTTATTTAATTATAGTGAAGAAGCGATCGAACATTCTAAATTTATAGGCTTGATCCAATAATTTGGAGCGCAGTTGTTGTGCTCATCGGTTTCAACAGTCCCGCTTTCTTTCCTGCCCCGATGAAGTATCGTGGGCATCCATTCAATCGGGGCTAGGTATAGCGTTTTTTGCTAATGGAAACAGGCCACAGTTCAATAAACCCGACAGCAGCGGGCATCCCGATTTTGCCATCGGGATAAAGCGAATGGCGGGACTTTCGGATCCGATAAACATAGAACCCTGCTTTTCAAAAAAATGTATACAGATTTTGCTTCGCAGCCCCTTCGGGTTCTTCACTGCGGTCGAAATGACGGAACGATATAGATTATCCAAATCAAGAAATCGACTTCCCGAACGGGGTGAAAGCCAAATTCATTAACTTAAAATGCTGGCGCCCGAATGGAATACCCACAATGGTAATGCAAAGCAGGATACCAAAAAATAAATGGGTCAATGCAATCCAGAAACCACCACATAAAATCCAGATCAGGTTCATAATGGTAGACAGGCAGCCTGTATTTGATGAAGTATCGGTGATTTTAACCCCAAACGGAGCAAGGCCTACAATGGCGAATTTAAAACATTGGATACCAAAAGGAATACCCACAATGGTTAGGCAAAGGATTAGCCCCCCGATAATGTATTCAAAGAAAATAAAGATACCGCCAAAAATAATCCAGATAATATTGCCTAAAAAGTTCATTATATTTTTTAAAGGTTAAGATTTAATATTGGGTATTTTGTTACAGTTTATTCATGCATTCTACTTGTATTCTTTGTAATTTAGAATTACACACAAAAGAAACACAACATGAAAAAATTAATTCTTGCAGCGGCAATTGTCGCGTGCTTTGGGCTGTCTAATGCCAAAGGACAAAATGTAAACGGCTTTAAATTAAGCGACATCAAGGTAGAATACATTGAGGTAAAACCGATTTACAACGGTGGCGATACCTATATTGCCAGAATAGATTATGGACAAAAATTCAAAAGAAATAAAGAATTGAACGTAAGAGACGACGATGGAAATGATTTACTTTTCAATTCTCAGATGGATTGCCTCAATAAACTGAAAAGATATGGTTATGAACTTTTTAATACCTATACCGATCAGATTGATAAGGACAGCAGCAGGCCTGTGTATGTATTGAAAAGGAAATAAATAAAAAAGAAGTCAAGTTTAATAGCCAAGGTGCTATGAAACTTGACTTTTTGGTAAACCTATATAAAATCGAGTGTATTAAATTTTTTGTTCAGGATATCAGCATTGTTTACATCCAGCCATTTATCTAAGATGGTACCATAAACCTGCCTGAAATCCAGCTGGTATTTTAAATCGCCTGTATCCAGATCGCTTAGATTAGGCGCAGCATTAAAAATCCCTTGTTTCTTTAATTTTCCACCAAAAACAAACATGTTATTTGCCGTTCCATGATCGGTACCATTACTGGCATTTTGCTCTACCCTACGGCCAAATTCAGAGAAAGTAATCACCAAGGTATCTTCCAGTTTATTGTTTGATTTTAAATCTTTTAAAAAAGCAGCCATACCCTCACTGTATTGTTTAAGCAAATTGCCTTGCTGACCAATCTGATTCACGTGTGTATCGAAACCACTTAACGACACATAATAAACCCTGGTTTTTAATCCCGAAGAAATAAATTTAGAAACGGTTTTCAACTGGTTTGCAAAGCCTGAAGTAGGGTAAGTGGATTTAGACTGGTAAATTTTAGATGTATTCTGGATATAATTGGCAGAAGATGACGTTTCGATCATGGTTTTGTATAAATAACCTAAATTATCTTCATCCAAATGTTCCTTATCATTCTGCAACATCGCTTTAAAAAACGGATCGTTTGTATTACGGAACAAAGCCGCAGGATCTTTTAAGGCAATTCCTTTTTTGGTTTGCCCTTTCATGGCCAGAGAAAGTGAGTCATCCACTTCTATCGCCGTATAGGGAAATTTGCAGGTCTGGCAATTGCTATCTAAATAGCGGCCAATCCATCCGGTTGATAGAAACTGATTGCTATCGCTCCCTGTTTGCCAGATATCCATCGAACGGAAATGTGAACGGTCGGGATTGGGGTAGCCAACATCATTGATAATGGTCATCCAACCTTGATCATAAATTTCTTGCAGGGCGGCCATGTTCGGATTTAGCCCTTGCATATCGTTCAGTTTAATCACCTCTTCAGGTTTAATGGCAATACTTTTTCTTTTTTGATAATAAATATCGTTTCCAAAGGGAATAACGGTATTTAAACCATCATTTCCGCCAGAAAGCTGTACCACAACCAGGTTTTTATAAAGACTCAGTTCATCAAGCGCCATGGCCTCCAGTGGTTTCATAAAAGCCGGAACGAATAGCGAACCTGCTGCAACAAATCCTGTATTTCTTAAAAAGTTTCTTCTGTTCATCTTGTTAATGTTTTGGTTCGCTTTTTCATCAGTCAATAGTTCATTGGTTTGGGTGTTTAGCTAATGGGCTCTTCACCATCAACTATTAACTGTTCTCTAGCACAACTGATACTCGGGCATGCTGGTAATTTCTACTGCTGTACTTCGCAATCCTTTATTATCGCTTACCATCGTTGTGATTTTGGCGTTTAATTTGGGCTGCAATAAAAACTCGGTAAGTTCCAATGGCGTTAATCCCTTTGGTAAGGTATTTAAAAATTTAGGCCAGTCTGCATTTGCGTTTACATACGATTTTGGTTTCATGTTGGCATTTGCATTGCTGGTAGCTGTCCGGCTTAAGGCAATTACGGCCTCGTCTTCAGGATCAGCTTTACCGCTGAAATCGATTTCCCCATCATTTAAAACAAGAGAGGGAATGCGCATCCTTAACATTAACGATGAACTATCAATCCAGCTTTGTCCGCCAGGCCAGCCTGCAACATTAGGTGGGTTAAATAAATATTGCCCCAAACTGCTTTGTAGCTGTATTAAAACCTGTGGTTTGTTGTAGGTAACATAAAACTCGCGACTTAAACCCACTAAAAATTCGGCTGGTGACTTAATTTTTGTGCCTACATTTTCAGGGCTATAGAACCAATCAGCTGTAAACATTTTTTTCATCATCGAGGCGATGTCGTATTTCGAGTTGTAAAAATGAGTAGCAAGTTCTTTAATGTGCGCCTCGTTTGGGTTATCATTTACGAAGAATTTATATACTTTCCGGGCGATAAACTGTGCGGTTTCTGGTTTCTCGAGGATAATATCGATAATGTTTTCGCCTTCAAAATTCCCGATTTTACCAAAGAATGTTTTTGTTCCGGCATCGTGCAGATTTTGTCTGAAAATAAATGAGCCGTCCTTGTCGTACATCCAGCCGGTAAATGAGCGGGCAGACTCTTTAATGTCCTGCTCGGTATAATTTCCCCTGCCTAAGGTGAAAAGTTCCATGAGCTCGCGTGCGAAGTTCTCATTTGGTTTACCTTTTCTGTTCTGCTGGTTATTCAGGTATTGCAACATTGCCGGCGACTTAGAAACCTCAACCAGTAAAGTTTTAAAGCTTCCTAAGGCATTTGTTCTTTGAATATTGTTTAACTGTTGCGCAAAAAAAGGGTTGTTGCTGCGGCAGGCAAAATGGCCATGCCAAAAGAGCGTCATCTTTTCCCTTAGCGGGGCATCGGTATTGATCATTTTGTTAATGAAAGCAATATTCAGGTCGCGGCTTACTTCGTTTTGCTCGCGCACAATCTGCTGGCGCATTTTCTTTTCTTCATCGGTCAGGTCTTTTTTTGAGTATAAACCCGCCTGAACCAGAAGCTGGCGCTTCGATTCGTAATCGTTCACTAAATTGATGGGATCGTTTTTTTGAGAATCTTTAAGCAGATTATCCACCACCTTATCGATGTTTTTCCTGCTTAATTTTTGTAAGTCTGCATAAGAAATCCCGAAACCCGCCCGGTTATAAAGATGTTTTACTTTTAAGAAATTATCTTTTGCGCTCATAATGGACTGTTTTACAGTATGACATATTTAAAACGCCAGGGTTTAATCTTTGTTTTCTTTCTTATTTTTGTTTATGTTTTTTCAGTTACCAGATGATCACCCGGGCTTTCCTGATCCGGCCTTGGCAGAAGAGGACGGTTTATTGGCTATTGGCGGTGATTTAAGTACGGAGCGGTTGTTAATGGCCTATTCGAATGGAATATTTCCATGGTTTAGTGAAGGTGAGCCCATCCTTTGGTATTCGCCACACGAGCGATGTGTAATTTATCCTGATCAGATCAGGATCAGTAAAAGCATGCGTAAAATTTTAAAGCAGGAAATTTTCAAGATTACTTTTAACCAGGCTTTTGCCGAAGTGATCCGCAATTGTGCAACTACTGAAAGGAAAGGGCAGGATGGCACCTGGATTACCAACGAAATGCAAGCGGCTTACATTAATCTCCATCAGCAAGGTTATGCGCACAGTGTAGAGGTTTGGCAAGCTGATCAACTGGTTGGCGGGCTCTATGGTTTAAAAGTAAACCGCGTTTTTTGTGGCGAAAGTATGTTTAGCCATGTAAGTAATGCTTCTAAAGCCGCATTGATTTTTTTAAGCAAAATGAATATCGATTTAATTGATTGCCAGTTACCGAACGATCATTTAATGAGCTTAGGCGCCGAAATGATGGACAGGGAAACATTTATGGGTATTTTGAGAAAAGACTAATCTTTATTCTCTAGCGATTGATGTATAGCCCGTTCAATTCTGGTATCAGGTATAAACCAAATGGCCGCAACAATTACATACATCGAACAGCCAATCCATGGGTTTATGAAGCTAAGCCCAATGCCCAATGCATAAAAAACTAAAGAAATTTTCCCTTTACTATCGTTGCCTATTGCTTCAACGACAAGCGAGTGTGCACCCTCTGTTTTTTTAATCGTGATAACCAGGATTAAGTAGGCAATTGCCGCTAAAAACAATACGATACCATAAGCCACAACCGGCCAAAAGGCAAAGTGATTTTCACCCATCCATCCGGCCGTAACCGGGAAAAGCGATAACCAGAACAGTAAGTTTAAATTAGCCCATAACATTGATCCGCTTACTTTTTTTACGGCATGCATGAGGTGATGGTGGTTGTTCCAGTAAATACCTACGTAGGTGAAACTTAAAACATAGCTGATAAATTTCGGAATAAGGGGCTTTAAGCTGGCCAATGTATCGCCATGCTCCGGTACTTTAATCTCTAAAACCATAATGGTGATGATAATTGCAATTACGCCATCACTAAATGCTTCTAATCTGCCTTTGTTCATAAAATTCAACGCTAATAATCTGATGCAATTATCCGTCAAATTATCTTATAAAACAAAACCTGCAAGCTTTTGGCCTGCAGGTTTTGTATTGTTGTTTTGTTGTAGCGATAAAATCGCAATTTTCAATAATCCTCGTTACAAACGAGGACTATATTGTTGTTTTGTTGAAATTATAATTCTCTAACCCAAATGTTTCTGTAACTAATCGCAGGACTTGGATCGCCGTGATCTTGTAATTTAATTGAAGAAGGGCCATGTTTTTTGTATTCAGGGGCACCGATATACCTGGTTTCGCCCTTTAATACAAAACCATTCTGTAAAAGTACGCCATTTAAAAATACGGTAACGCTCGCAGGTTTTTGTACGGTTCCATCTTCGTTAAAACGTGGTGCGTTCCAAATGATATCGTAATATTGCCACTCGCCTGGTTTTTTGTTGGCATTGGCTAATGGAATCGCTTGTTTGTAAACACTACCTGTTTGTCCGTTCACATAAGTCTTGTTGTTATAAGCATCCATAATCTGGATTTCATAACCATTATCGCCGCCGCCGGTTGAGGCTAAAAATACCCCGCTGTTGCCACGGGCCTGACCTTCGCCCGATATGTTTTCAGGGATTTTCCATTCCATATGCAGCTGGTAATCGGTAAACTTTTTATTCGTTTCAATGTTTCCAGTCCCTTTTTTAACGGTGAAAAATCCATCGTCGATTGTCCATTCGGCTGGTTTAGATGGATCTTTAACTGAATGCCATGCATCTAAATTTCTGCCACCAAAAAGAATGGTTGCATCAGATGGCGCATCCTGAGGCAATTTACCTGGTGTAACAACCTTTGGAACGGGTTCCCAAACCTCGGTTGTTTTTGGGTCTTTGGCAGGATCTGGTTTTTTATCTTGTGCCATCGCTTGCCCTGCAAAAAGCGCAGGAATAAATAATAGTGTATACTTGTTCATGATTGTGGTTTAACTTTTTAAAGTTAACCAGTTTATTAAGAAATGGAAATTTGGTATTTAAAATTTTACCCCAAATCGTCAACAACGTAAGTTTCGCTAATAATTAC
This genomic interval carries:
- a CDS encoding diacylglycerol kinase; translated protein: MKLLFIINPGSGSHDINLKEVISTHFDAKNTEIDLFELPEDCSLEKIKARIKSAKADRVVAVGGDGTLKLVAECLLHTETPIGIIPAGSANGMAKELGIPTDIELALAILDKGRLQKIHVVKLNDEICIHLSDLGFNAYLVKKFDSLPQRGMWGYAKATWHALWNHSRMEVQLKLKDETVTSKAAMVAIANATMYGSGLKINPDGKLDDNLFEVVLVKDYSYLEILKIWITKLPFNPKKIEVFQTAEVKISSKHKAHFQVDGEYIGRVNTVEAKILPAAITVVLPEVSDPIATG
- a CDS encoding peptidase M23: MQTFEQLIRSNASSIHRVVDFDVKRDQLLALDFTAANTKLMDEILDNTDLFSAWVNEKLADNNARYGIGGYDEHRTIYSRSAHFDAAEEPRRLHLGVDIWGPVGTPIYNFYNATVQSFANNDNFGDYGATIILAYEIDGFKFNALYGHLSLASLNGLKEGEFVPAGAKIATLGPKEENGYWPPHLHFQLIKNMEGLKGDYPGVCKFSEREKYLANCPDPNLILEATFF
- a CDS encoding twin-arginine translocation pathway signal produces the protein MNRRNFLRNTGFVAAGSLFVPAFMKPLEAMALDELSLYKNLVVVQLSGGNDGLNTVIPFGNDIYYQKRKSIAIKPEEVIKLNDMQGLNPNMAALQEIYDQGWMTIINDVGYPNPDRSHFRSMDIWQTGSDSNQFLSTGWIGRYLDSNCQTCKFPYTAIEVDDSLSLAMKGQTKKGIALKDPAALFRNTNDPFFKAMLQNDKEHLDEDNLGYLYKTMIETSSSANYIQNTSKIYQSKSTYPTSGFANQLKTVSKFISSGLKTRVYYVSLSGFDTHVNQIGQQGNLLKQYSEGMAAFLKDLKSNNKLEDTLVITFSEFGRRVEQNASNGTDHGTANNMFVFGGKLKKQGIFNAAPNLSDLDTGDLKYQLDFRQVYGTILDKWLDVNNADILNKKFNTLDFI
- a CDS encoding leucyl/phenylalanyl-tRNA--protein transferase codes for the protein MFFQLPDDHPGFPDPALAEEDGLLAIGGDLSTERLLMAYSNGIFPWFSEGEPILWYSPHERCVIYPDQIRISKSMRKILKQEIFKITFNQAFAEVIRNCATTERKGQDGTWITNEMQAAYINLHQQGYAHSVEVWQADQLVGGLYGLKVNRVFCGESMFSHVSNASKAALIFLSKMNIDLIDCQLPNDHLMSLGAEMMDRETFMGILRKD
- a CDS encoding energy transducer TonB; translation: MKNLFTFCLLFCCSLAMGQVQFKSGKSGFTNFLRENTIYPQFSKDNCIQGTVSVSFKLDVQGKVYFSRISKGILSELDEEALRLVRLSSGKWQVPAGYDTTVSIVAPVNFKLSGYNCEGKSSEDIQEAIRTYLAEEGLTNSVINFYKNIDQAKPGQEAQIIAIKNQLGIDDEYLDDRVKMGLKKIKQGDKQGACEDFLFVKYMGSKMADDYLAKYCK